One segment of Alistipes finegoldii DSM 17242 DNA contains the following:
- the rbr gene encoding rubrerythrin — MEKSIKGTRTEQNLLKAFAGESQARSRYVFFASKAKKEGYEQIAGVFAETAEQEKEHAERFFKFLEGGDVEITASYPTGPIGTTAENLLAAAHGEKEEWDVLYREFAKVAEEEGFIEIATAFKMISTVEAEHERRYLKLLSRLTDGNFFKRDGKIWWQCRNCGFVIEAEEAPKLCPACKHPQAYFEPKKENY, encoded by the coding sequence ATGGAAAAGAGCATTAAAGGTACAAGGACCGAGCAGAATCTGCTGAAGGCGTTTGCCGGCGAAAGTCAGGCGCGCAGCCGTTACGTATTCTTCGCCAGCAAGGCGAAAAAGGAGGGTTACGAGCAGATCGCAGGCGTGTTCGCCGAGACGGCCGAACAGGAGAAGGAGCACGCCGAGCGTTTCTTCAAGTTCCTTGAGGGCGGCGACGTGGAGATCACGGCCAGCTACCCCACCGGTCCGATCGGAACCACTGCCGAGAACCTGCTGGCTGCCGCTCACGGCGAAAAGGAGGAGTGGGATGTTCTCTACCGTGAGTTCGCCAAGGTGGCCGAGGAAGAGGGCTTCATCGAAATCGCCACGGCCTTCAAGATGATCTCGACCGTCGAGGCCGAGCACGAGCGCCGCTACCTCAAGCTGCTGAGCCGCCTGACGGACGGCAACTTCTTCAAGCGCGACGGCAAGATCTGGTGGCAGTGCCGCAACTGCGGTTTCGTCATCGAAGCCGAAGAGGCTCCCAAGCTCTGCCCCGCCTGCAAGCATCCGCAGGCCTACTTCGAGCCGAAGAAAGAGAACTATTGA
- the ettA gene encoding energy-dependent translational throttle protein EttA: MADEKIIFSMVGVSKTFTNQKKVLNNIYLSFFYGAKIGIIGLNGSGKSTLMKIIAGIDKNFQGEVVFSPGYTVGYLEQEPKLDDSKTVREVVEEGCAATVALLKEYEEINMKLCEPMDDDTMAKLIERQGELYEQIDQVNGWELDSVLERAMDALRCPDPDQSVKVLSGGERRRVALCRLLLQQPDVLLLDEPTNHLDAESIDWLEQHLQQYKGTVIAVTHDRYFLDNVAGWILELDRGEGIPWKGNYSGWLDQKTTRMAMEEKQESKRRKTLERELEWVRMSPSGRHAKSKARLSAYDKMMNEDAKQKEEKLEIFIPNGPRLGDVVIEAHDVSKAFGDRVLYEHLEFSLPPAGIVGVIGPNGTGKTTLFRMIMGLETPTGGSFRVGPTVKLAYVDQQHKSIDPEKTVYEVISGGTDLIMLGNRQVNARAYVARFNFSGADQEKKCGMLSGGERNRLHLALALKEEGNVLLLDEPTNDIDVNTLRALEEGLENFAGCAVVISHDRWFLDRIATHILSFEGDSKVVFYEGSYSEYEEWKKAQGGDTTPHRVKYRKLIEE; this comes from the coding sequence ATGGCAGACGAAAAAATCATCTTTTCGATGGTAGGCGTTTCGAAGACGTTCACCAATCAGAAAAAGGTCCTTAACAACATCTACCTCTCTTTCTTTTACGGAGCCAAGATCGGCATCATCGGTCTGAACGGTTCGGGTAAATCGACGCTGATGAAGATCATCGCGGGCATCGACAAGAACTTTCAGGGCGAAGTGGTCTTCTCGCCGGGTTACACGGTGGGCTATCTGGAACAGGAGCCTAAGCTCGACGACTCGAAGACCGTCAGGGAGGTGGTCGAAGAGGGCTGCGCCGCGACGGTGGCCCTGCTCAAGGAGTACGAGGAGATAAACATGAAGCTCTGCGAGCCGATGGACGACGACACGATGGCCAAGCTCATCGAGCGTCAGGGCGAGCTGTACGAGCAGATCGATCAGGTGAACGGCTGGGAGCTGGACAGCGTGCTGGAGCGCGCGATGGACGCCCTGCGGTGTCCCGATCCCGACCAGTCGGTGAAGGTGCTGTCGGGCGGCGAACGCCGCCGCGTGGCTTTGTGCCGCCTGCTGTTGCAGCAGCCCGACGTGCTGCTGCTGGACGAGCCGACCAACCACCTCGACGCCGAGTCGATCGACTGGCTGGAACAGCACCTGCAGCAGTACAAGGGTACGGTCATCGCCGTGACCCACGACCGTTACTTTCTCGACAACGTGGCGGGCTGGATTCTCGAACTGGACCGCGGCGAGGGTATTCCGTGGAAGGGCAACTACTCAGGCTGGCTCGATCAGAAGACCACGCGCATGGCCATGGAGGAGAAGCAGGAGTCGAAGCGCCGCAAGACCCTCGAACGCGAGCTGGAGTGGGTGCGCATGTCGCCGTCGGGGCGTCACGCCAAGTCGAAAGCCCGTCTGTCGGCCTACGACAAGATGATGAACGAGGACGCCAAGCAGAAAGAGGAGAAACTCGAAATATTCATTCCCAACGGTCCGCGTCTGGGCGACGTGGTGATCGAGGCGCACGACGTGTCGAAGGCGTTCGGCGACCGGGTGCTGTACGAGCATCTGGAGTTCTCGCTGCCGCCCGCCGGCATCGTGGGCGTGATCGGACCCAACGGTACGGGCAAGACCACCCTCTTCCGGATGATCATGGGGCTGGAGACGCCGACGGGCGGATCGTTCCGCGTGGGGCCGACCGTGAAGCTGGCCTATGTGGACCAGCAGCACAAGTCGATCGACCCTGAGAAAACCGTTTACGAAGTGATTTCGGGCGGCACGGACCTGATTATGCTGGGCAACCGGCAGGTCAACGCCCGCGCGTACGTGGCGCGCTTCAACTTTTCGGGCGCCGATCAGGAGAAGAAGTGCGGCATGCTGTCGGGCGGCGAGCGCAACCGTCTCCATCTGGCGCTGGCGCTCAAGGAGGAGGGCAACGTGCTGCTGCTGGACGAGCCGACCAACGACATCGACGTCAATACGCTCCGTGCGCTGGAGGAGGGTCTCGAAAACTTCGCGGGCTGCGCCGTGGTGATCTCCCACGACCGCTGGTTCCTCGACCGTATCGCCACGCACATCCTCTCCTTCGAGGGCGACTCGAAGGTGGTCTTCTACGAGGGATCGTACAGCGAGTACGAGGAGTGGAAGAAGGCGCAGGGAGGCGATACGACGCCCCACCGCGTGAAATACCGCAAACTGATCGAAGAGTAG